From the genome of Phoenix dactylifera cultivar Barhee BC4 chromosome 5, palm_55x_up_171113_PBpolish2nd_filt_p, whole genome shotgun sequence:
AATCTGGCCATTAAATTACTTATAATTAAGCCCATAAGGAATGCCTAATTACTTGTCAAAATTACATTGTTTCTGCTCAAGATTGTGCATAGTGTATATTATTTGACTTGTACAATTTTTGTTAAACAAGTAACATGAGGCTCCAATCAGAAGCGATGGCCACAAAATATCCTACTGTGATCAACTTAATATCTTGATCACAAATATGTGACAAAGTGCGTTTTTAAGCTGaccaaaatgatctaacatagtTACAAAACCTGCAAGGTTATGCAGTTCAGAAcatcagccaaaaaaaaaaaaagggttacaTGTACATATGAATATGGTATAACCAAAAATACTAAATGGGCCTTTTATAAAACTAGGATGGATAGGGAAAGGATTGAGATTATTCAAGGAAGCATAAAAGTTCAACTAACACAATACAAGTGGTGGATAATGAAGTGAGATGTATGGGAATGTGCAATGAAAATCTTAGAAGGCCCTTAGTCAAGAGGGGTTCATATTTGTATTTTAGGATAAAAAACAAGTAAAGAAAAACCTAACTTAATGAGCATTGTAACATAAAAGTTGGAAATGCTTAAAAGTGAATGGATAGTAAATAGTATTAAATCATCGCAAACAGACTCAAGAACCTAAAATCATGTGACTAGTATATCCTAGCATGCCCATCTCTTGCTCTTGTTATGAATGGAAACACAAATGCTGAGGGCATGTTGAAGTTTCATTTAGCTTATCATGATAATTTGGTGACGTTTTGCTACCAATCTAACCTTTCTAATTTATATGACCAAAATCATTGAATGCTGTATAGCCTATATCCATCTTATCTTGTATTTTAATATGAGATGAAAAACATGTAGGAAATCATTGAATCAGTAGATATCCTTGCCGTGTAATCAAAGTCAAGCATCATATGGAGGTTTGAGAAGTTCTGACAGTTTAAGTGTTCATTTTATATATTTGACTTCTGCATTTCAATCACAGCAGATGTAGGATTCGTTctacctttcttcttcttccaaacaaCTAATGAAATCACAAACCAACCTTTTATTTGCATGAAATTATCAAAGGTGTGCGACTTCTTATTATCTGACAACTGCTAAACTGCTTGATGAGGTAGACATACCATTTTCAAGAGTTCTTTACCCCTAAGAACATGATAATCGGAGAAAAACATGCTGAGTCAAAATCCCACCATTTTTTTCCACATTAGGGCCGAGTTATTTAGGATAATCAATGCCTGTATTAATTCTTGGCATACCTTCACTCAACATTTATGGCATTTTGAAGACAGCCTCTCCATCATGATCCACATCTAGAGCTAGCCTACATCAAGTTGTTGCTATGTTTTGCTGTCAGTCCTTAATTATCATATCAATTGATCAGAGTTCGCCTTAGCTGTTATTTTTTACTTAACTGTCCATCCAGATTTTTATGAAGCCTTAACAACGCCAATCAGCAAGGAATGCAATAGCTTAGCAACTCTCTGATACAGATGCTAATCAGTTGCTGCTCGTGAAAAGAATATTGAGTTACAAGCAaagaactttttctttttgggttcTATTGTATTTGGAAATTTATCTCTTCCATAAATCTGGACAAGAAGATATCTAATGTTTTAGTTGGAAAGATCAAAAGCAGATCAGTAGAATGGTAAGGATGTCAATGGCAAAACCATGGGCCTAGTGCTATATTGTTTGGGCTGGGTCATCAGGTCGAGCCTATTGGCTAGTTGATTTCTACAAAGAAGTCCAATAATGCTGTTTACAGCGAAGAGTGGAACTTGTAATATCAGTTCGTAGCTTATTCCACATGAACTGCCTATTGTCAATTTGCTTGAGACCTATGGACATAAGAAAAGTTAAAGATGGCATTTTCCCTTGTGCTAAGGAGGGCATTTTGGTTTGTTGCAGGACAAAAAGTGAGGTTGTAAAAACAGCAATAGAGTGAGCTGGACAGGCAGTTGATTGAAGTCTAGAATCATTCAAAATGGCTCATTGCTGCTGCACCCTACTTACAGATCCATGGCTTTTGCACGGGAGCTGATGTACCAAGATTTGCAAGTTACAGGAAAACCACGGTTCATAGCTCCTAGCTTCATATTTCTTGCTGAAAAGAAGATTGTCTTTGTCATAGCTCCTAGCTCCAAGATTTTCTTCCTAATGTTTATATTATTGCCTCAAAATGGTATTATTGTTAGCTCTGATACTTCAGATGCATTTTAAAAGCAAACACATTTAGAAGTTACACATCATTGATGAATGTAACCTTGCAGCACAGCACGATCCGTGCAATGAAATACTACCCTCCATACTCAAAGAAGGCCAAAGCATCTTGTTGCCATGCTTATGTCATATACTATAAACTTCAACATATTATAATAAGCCTCCGTAAACAGTATGCATATATAAATTACCATCAACAGAAAAGTGGATGGAAACATGCACAATTGAAAACAAAGGGAAGAGAACAGAAAGCAGCATCTGATAAAGATCTTGACAGGTAAAAGCAAGCAAACAAATAAGAAATCAGATATTAAATAAATCATTTTTTGCCCACCTGTGTTGTGATCTTCTATGCATTGAAATACCGTTTCCAAGCAATGTCTATGTTGAGCCATAATAACCTCATTATCTGGCATGAAAGAGAAGTTGCGGATGATATTAGATGCAGCGACGGCACATTGTTGTTTTTCTGCCCGTCCTTCTTCATCCAGATTGAATAAGCCATCCTCATCAAACCACCATTCCACAGACCGCTGCTTTTTGCGACTAGAAGCCTCTGTGTTGGACAAACCAGTTCCAGGACTGCCATTAAAATAATCCAATTTTGAGCTTATAAATAACTGACATAAATTAAGGGTGTCTAATGATGATATGTTAGAATGCAAAGAGAGGCAACATAACATACCCTGCTTGCGATAGGGCATCAGTACAGCCCAATGCTTCATACTCATTCCCAAAACCTGTAACCATAGAATTTGCTCCTAAAGTTCTTACCCTTGCTGGCTTTGTAAAATCCCTAGGAATCGCTATATCGCGCCAATCATCAATCTGCGACATGAAATCAATTGACATGATCACATTTCTCTAAATGCATTCAAAAGTGACAGAGGTATACAAGAGATCTATGAAGAAAATTTAAATAGAACTTAAAGCTCTGGCAATTTTTTCTAATGATATTTAACCCATATACAAAGacacaaaatatattttaaCTACTCAAAGAGGGAGAATTCTAAAGCACTTGTCAAAATGTAAGAACCATATGCAGATCAGAACTGGCAAGACTTATCGGTAAATTAGGCTAATCCCGACATTTCTGTCAAATGAAAACTACCATGTCGCTTTAGCTAAGGAAGCGGCTAATAGTCGACAAATTGTCCAATACTTGTAATGGGAATTAAAGCTCCTGAGTGCACAGTGCAGCAAATGCatcaagaggaattaaataacTCCAAAAGGTTGGGTAAAATAGAGAAGATAAACAAAAGAATAACAGCACCTACAACTTGAAGGAGAGCATCTAGTAGTCCAGGTATCCTAGCAAGAGGTGTTGCATCTCTACGCAGGTCATCCTTCTCTTTAAAAGAGAGCAACGTAAGAGCATTCAAAGCCCATGTCAGCTCACTCTTTAATCCGCTTTGCAAAGCTAGAACAATCCTCTTATTGTTTTGATCTGTGGAAAAGTAAACAGGCACAGTAATCAACAAGTGAGTCAGAAGCTAACATGTATTAATTCCACTTCCATTCAGTATAGAGGTTATTCAGCTGAATGCATAACATTGCATAAGACTCACTATACATGCAACAACCATCTCATATACAATAACATGAGATATTCCAGAGATAGAGaagaaaatgagagaaaaaATGTACCGTCCCTTCATCAAGAAGACATGAGGCAAAACTAACCAAGATAAAAAGGGAATGGTACAGTCCAACTACAAGACCCACAGTTTTCATTCGATGAAGACtaaaatagaaaaggaaaaaactaCAGCATTGATTTACCCTACAGCCTACAGACCTAAGTCAATAAAGCTCGATAGGGCTTTTTTCTCACTTCCCGTTTCCAGACAAATCAAGCCAAAAGTGCTGTAACTTAAGAAAGTGCAAACTCCTAGAGTTTGATTAACCACTAGAAACCTGCAGCCCATGTATTAATAACCACCATCGGTGAGCACCATGAAGTAACCTCCCAACGTTATTAGACAAAGTTACTTCTCAGAGAATAAAAGCCTCTACACATACCCTACTTTCCCATCCCACTTCAGCCACTTTTATTTAGTCAactaacaaaacaaaaaaaaaacttatagaTTATAGTTATCTTGCATCTCTATTCCAGTAAAAAATTCCAAAGGAAATAATTGAAGTGTAGTTCAAGACATCCATATGGGAGAAGACACAAATTTGCAGAAATGTCTCAGTGTTGTCTTCTTAGTGCCGTGTGCCTGTACATGGATTTCACTTCCAGGAAACCCACTTTCGTTACTTCTTGCAATGACATCAAACAAAAAATACCTAAAATAAAGTAGAACACTGCGTTCACTTCCAAATTTAACACAATCAACGACTACGATTTCCACCTAAACACATGAAAAAGTAACGCAATCCACAATTAGATAAGTCAAATAATAATCCCCCACTCTCGTCTTCACAGCACAAAACATACCCAAATTTTACAAGGGAGTCCCATAAGCTCTAAATTTCATTCCACcctcagagagagagaaagagagagagagataataaACACCTGGCATTAGTCGAGTCACAATGTGTTGGAATGGCAAAAGCTCAGTAACTCAAAGTGCTGGTtgttataaaatttgattgcaGAAAATGTAAACAACGACAAGAAAAGAGATGAGCAAAACAATAACAAAAATCAACACCCAGCTCTCCTATTCGAACAACAAAAGAGGGGAgataagaaagagagagggacagAAGATGCAACGAGCGGCTGACCGGCGAAGGAGGCGGGGACTTGGATAGAAGGGCCGAGGAGCGACGCTGGAGCAGCTGAATCGCCGCCGGCCAAGGCGGAAGAAGCGGCGCCTCCAGTGGTGCTTCCGAACGGGCGGCCGCGCTTCGCCGGCGTAGGGTTGGAGCCCCCAGCCTTGCCGGGCTCCCTCTTCTGCATCTCTCCGCTCTCTCCTCCGACCTCGAGAAGTTCAATTTGGGGGAGCAGGGACCGGGAAGCGTGCCCCTAGGGCTTCAGTAAATGGCTTAGGTATGGGTTCGATCCGCTATGTATCTGACTCCAATATAAACCCGTTTATTTGTATCCGAACCGAGTCTTTATGAGCAAGGTATGGTTTGGGTCCGAGAGGCGCTTTGAGACTGACGGTGATCTGGGGGCCCACGCGTGAGATCCCCGATCACTGCCGGCCAAACATGTCCCCTGACTTTGACCTTGCACCAAAAGATTGCGTCTATTTTAATCTTAGATAATGATATAGATTAAGAAGGTCGCCAAAACGATTTTACCCTTGCATCCGTTTACAAAATGGTCTAAATAAATTTGTGCGTCGCTTAACTTAACTCAATCTTGGGCACGAGGATAAATTCATCTAAAATTGTCTAAATACATGTAATgctgcaaaataaaataaatctaataTTTTCTAGCAAGATGAGTACTAAATATTTTTTCGagaattattttaataaatcaGTTTTTAGTAGAAATGTAtaagtaaaaaaatataaataaaataataaaagaaatgaaATGAGAGGTCTTGGACAAAGGTGAATGAATGTTATCATTACATGCTGGAGTGATAAAATGATTCACTGTGGATACAATGAGCCTAGTCATCAGCTATACTTCCCTATATGTATGTTAATAGTAAATAATGCTTTTAGTTTCTATCAATATGACAGAAAGATGTTTGATGAAGTTCTAAGAAACCATCATTGTACAAGCAAAATATTATTAAGAGTTGTATCTTCTATGGTTTGGAATTCTAATCAACATTATCATCAAGTTGGTTTCACTTGAAAAGATGTTTGgtattttcattttatttaaCTTTAAAATGCATCAATATTACTATCAAAACTGTTGCAAGGCAAGATAATGGAAGCAACGAAATCACAATATAATTGACAAAAATTAATTACATAACATATCCTGATGCCCATTAGCATGGAAATACCATATATTTGTTTTGAGAACAAAAAGGAATCCCAAATGTAGCATCGATATATGATTCAAATAGAGTCGTAATCaaaacctaaaaaaaaaaaaatcgtcagAAGTTCAGAAAGAATTAAAACAGCAAAACGAAGAtaccataaaaaagaaaaagaaattgttgATATATTTAACTATTTTTTATGCAAAACAAGTATATAAAGAACAAATATTTTGAAAGGCCTGGTAAGTTTCAAAAAGAATATTATGAGGAGTATGTTACATCTAATATGGGAGCCTATTTTCTTTGATTATTCAGTAAGGAGCGATTTGAGAGATTTTTAATTTCCCCGGTTGTTGCGTGTTACCTTTTTCAGTACAGACGACGGCTGACGATGAAGCGGGCAAATAACGGCTGTTATTTCCACTACAACATAACATGAAATAACGGTTACGGCGGAGATCGGCGATATTGAGACCTCGGAACCGACTCGTAATTTCAGGCGGTTCCCACTTCGTTCTCCGCCACCCCCGACCCCCGCCGCTCCGATGTCACGTCTCCTGTAACTTTTCACCGGCCAGAAGCCTTCAAATCCCTCACGAGCTCAACAGCAGCAAGAAGCCCTCTTCACCACCCCCGGATCCCTCACGAGCTCCACAGCAACTCTTAATTCTTGCACGGATCATCTGTCAATTCTTCCCTTGACCTCCTTCTTCCGGGAAATCCCACACAAATCTCCTCCAAGATTCTCTTCTTTATCCCAAGACACCGTTGAAATCTTGCCAAATTCGGAAAGAAACCTCCAAATTTCAGTAAGATTCGATGTTCCATCCGTCCAGTTCTTGAAAGAAAACCCGAATGCGTTCCATCATGTTTCTTTTTGGAAGAACAGAAGTAAAGCTaatcttttcttgttttctctTGCGATTCAAGGCGCGGGACTTGGATCTGTAATCGACGATGTCGTCgtttgaggaggaggaggcgttcGAGCACACGCTGTTGGTGGTGCGGGAGGTGTCGGTGTACAAGATCCCGCCCCGGAGCACGAGCGGCGGGTACAAGTGCGGTGAGTGGCTCCAGTCCGACAAGATCTGGTCGGGCCGCCTCCGAGTGGTGTCTTGCCGTGAGCGCTGCGAGATCCGGCTCGAGGACCCCAACTCTGGCGAGCTCTTCGCCGCCTGCTTCGTCCACCCCGGCCAGCGCGAGAACTCGGTCGAGACCGTGCTCGACTCCTCCCGCTACTTCGTGCTCAAGATCGAGGATGGGCGGGGTAAGCACGCGTTTATTGGCCTCGGCTTCAATGAGCGCAACGAGGCTTTCGACTTCAATGTGGCGCTGTCCGACCACGAGAAGTATGTGAGGAGGGAGCATGAGAAGGAGACGGGCGAGGAGAACGAGGAAAGTCACATTGATATCCATCCTGCAGTGAATCATCGGCTAAAGGTATCTAAGTAGAATTGTTTATCGATTCATCAGACATTATCACATTGATCTTGTTGATCTGCAGCTCATTGGTAAATGGCGGCAGTGTTTGTTCTCTGTCTCAGTGTCTGCCCCGATTCTCTTGTTGTTTTATTGTCATAAACTGGCGTAGAGCTTTTAAAGTATTGATTTTTACAATAGAACAATAAATATACTCTTGGGgcgttaaatttaataagagaaaTACTGCATGGTCATTACTTTGATGATGCATTTGACAGAACTATCTTGCCTTAGCAAATTAATTTTGCATGGTGCATAGTAACTGTAGGTCAAATTGTTTATCCTTATTGTTTTTTAAAGTCTATGTGAGagaacaattttttttattagtttggTAGAATTTGAAGTCAGGTCATTAGGATTTTAGCTTTGCAGTTCACTTTGTATCACCTTATACTTGTTGCTAATGATTCCTGTTGATCTGCAGTTTGTTTAGTTACCTTAGTACTAGGTTATGTTAGGGATTGAGTTCAGCTACACCAATGTGCGGACCTTATCAAGATTTTTAGCCTCCTATTGGTtttaatgatgtgatgatttgaCCCTTTGTATGTACTTACCAGACTGTCACATGGTGGTTCGTCTGTCATCTTTACTCCCTTAATTTGCTTGTAGTTGTATGCCATGTTCTGAAATCGATTATATAGATGGTAGGTAGTCATTGAATGTacacaattttttattttttgttctcTTTTAAATTTGTTTTCCAAGAATCACCTTTCCTGCTGCAACATCTGCATCTAGTCATATTCACTCATGTGCTTCATTGATGTAGGTTTTACTTGATAAAAAGAATCTGCCAGGTTGAAATCATGAACAATCATTAACTCCTTCATTATTCCATCTATTAGGCATATGAAGTCAAATGATATACAATTCTATCTTAAATTTAGTTTACTTTGAACTAACCACTGTTGGATGCAACTGCCTTGACAATCATGCATTGGTCTCTTCTTTGGTAAATATAGCTGGCTGTTGCTGAACTTCAGTGATTGGATCTTGTGGTAGCTAGAAAAGTTCTCGTGGATTGATATTTCTCTAGTACTTTCCTTCATCAGTTTTGTTGCCAAATTGTGGGTCATATCTCCAATTTCTCTTGTGATTCCACCGATATCATTGTGTCATCATTTTCCTGGTGAATGCAGCCTGAAGCACATTCCTGCAAGCATCTCTTTCTGTTCTAGCCCTCAATAAAGCCACGACTATAATAGGAAGACTGAGCTTCATGCCTCAAAGTGAGGTTGTCGACCACTCTTGATTGTACATAGCATGCTATCAATATCACCATCATCCTGATCTCTGCCTAGACAGTTATATAATGAGTTGATTTTGTCCTAATTCACTATAATTTAAAGTGGGATCTCCTGTGAGTTTTTCTCTGCAAAAATACAGGGCTAGTTCAGTTTTCCTTGTAAATCAAGTTAGgttcctttatatatatatatatatatatatatatatatatatatatatatatatatatatatatatatataatgtatgtatgtatgtatgtatgtattgttTCCCTTTTTGTGCCTCCAAATAATCTCTCCATCTTTTATTAAGTATTTCTGCTTAGGTTGTTGATTTCAATTGTCAGTTGAATTTTGAAACATTTCAAATTTTGCTCTATTCCGTTGGAATGATAATCTTTGTCTAATTTCCCCTTATCTTTTGATCTGCTTAGACTTATTTCACCTCACATTTATTATTTGTTCTCACTTTTTGGCCTTTTTGAGTATTGGAAGGTTCCTTTGTCCACCTTGTTCACAAATTATAGTACTGGCATTTAATATTCTTATTTAAATGCTTTGATTTGACCTTTTGTTTGGCCCATTTGACAGTATTGCATCTTACAATTATCTCTAT
Proteins encoded in this window:
- the LOC103703921 gene encoding uncharacterized protein At1g03900-like, producing the protein MSSFEEEEAFEHTLLVVREVSVYKIPPRSTSGGYKCGEWLQSDKIWSGRLRVVSCRERCEIRLEDPNSGELFAACFVHPGQRENSVETVLDSSRYFVLKIEDGRGKHAFIGLGFNERNEAFDFNVALSDHEKYVRREHEKETGEENEESHIDIHPAVNHRLKEGETIRINVKNKPSSGSGMLSAAGLSGGASGKEKASALLAPPPGGSGKIRSPLPPPPNDPAVARMTGHNAGLKAPGDSERCPADPFADLSAIERSLPSSGSGSAKSTASGWAAF
- the LOC103703920 gene encoding armadillo repeat-containing protein LFR: MQKREPGKAGGSNPTPAKRGRPFGSTTGGAASSALAGGDSAAPASLLGPSIQVPASFADQNNKRIVLALQSGLKSELTWALNALTLLSFKEKDDLRRDATPLARIPGLLDALLQVIDDWRDIAIPRDFTKPARVRTLGANSMVTGFGNEYEALGCTDALSQAGPGTGLSNTEASSRKKQRSVEWWFDEDGLFNLDEEGRAEKQQCAVAASNIIRNFSFMPDNEVIMAQHRHCLETVFQCIEDHNTEDEELITNALETVVNLAPLLDLRIFSSSKPSYIKMTEKRAVQAIMGMLGSSVKAWHCAAAELLGRLIINPDNEPFLLPSAPQIYKRLVDLLSLPAVDAQAAAVGALYNLTEVNMDCRLKLASERWAVDRLFKVVRAPHPVPEVCRKAAMILESLVSEPQNRAMLLAHESTFAEILMSDGRHSDTFARILYELTSRPNNKVTTARGVWGM